A genome region from Microplitis demolitor isolate Queensland-Clemson2020A chromosome 1, iyMicDemo2.1a, whole genome shotgun sequence includes the following:
- the LOC103580149 gene encoding ras-related protein Rab-3 isoform X2 gives MAGQDPKWQKDAADQNFDYMFKLLIIGNSSVGKTSFLFRYADDSFTSAFVSTVGIDFKVKTVFRHDKRVKLQIWDTAGQERYRTITTAYYRGAMGFILMYDITNEESFNSVQDWITQIKTYSWDNAQVILVGNKCDMEDERVVSFERGKQLAEQLGVQFFETSAKENINVKAVFEQLVDIICDKMSESLDNDPALMAGGGGQAKGQKLTDQPANPSNPNCNC, from the exons ATGGCAGGTCAGGATCCAAAGTGGCAGAAAGATGCCGCggatcaaaattttgattacatGTTCAAATTGCTAATTATTGGTAATTCTTCAGTGGgaaaaacgtcatttttatTCAGATACGCTGATGATTCTTTTACGTCTGCGTTCGTCTCGACTGTCGGAATTGACTTTAAAGTCAAAACTGTGTTCAGACATGACAAAAGGGTCAAGTTACAAATCTGG GACACTGCTGGACAGGAGAGATATAGAACCATTACGACGGCCTATTACAGAGGAGCGATGGGATTTATTCTCATGTACGACATAACTAACGAAGAGTCATTTAATTCAGTGCAAGACTGGATCACGCAGATTAAAACTTACTCGTGGGATAATGCTCAGGTTATTTTAGTCGGTAATAAGTGTGACATGGAGGATGAAAGGGTGGTCAGTTTCGAGAGAGGTAAGCAGTTGGCTGAACAATTGGGGGTACAGTTTTTCGAAACTTCcgcaaaagaaaatattaatgttaag GCGGTGTTTGAACAACTGGTAGACATAATATGCGACAAAATGAGCGAGTCTCTCGACAATGATCCAGCATTGATGGCAGGCGGTGGCGGACAAGCGAAAGGACAGAAATTAACTGATCAACCGGCAAATCCTTCGAATCCCAACTGCAACTGCTAA
- the LOC103580149 gene encoding ras-related protein Rab-3 isoform X1, with the protein MWFTGNRSKSVKKNETLRNSVFELRSRMARMISIVEITSPDYNPMAGQDPKWQKDAADQNFDYMFKLLIIGNSSVGKTSFLFRYADDSFTSAFVSTVGIDFKVKTVFRHDKRVKLQIWDTAGQERYRTITTAYYRGAMGFILMYDITNEESFNSVQDWITQIKTYSWDNAQVILVGNKCDMEDERVVSFERGKQLAEQLGVQFFETSAKENINVKAVFEQLVDIICDKMSESLDNDPALMAGGGGQAKGQKLTDQPANPSNPNCNC; encoded by the exons ATGTGGTTCACCGGAAACAGAAGtaaaagtgttaaaaaaaatgaaactttaagAAACTCCGTTTTTGAGCTGCGCTCGCGAATGGCGCGAATGATTTCCATCGTTGAAATTACATCGCCGGATTATAATCCG ATGGCAGGTCAGGATCCAAAGTGGCAGAAAGATGCCGCggatcaaaattttgattacatGTTCAAATTGCTAATTATTGGTAATTCTTCAGTGGgaaaaacgtcatttttatTCAGATACGCTGATGATTCTTTTACGTCTGCGTTCGTCTCGACTGTCGGAATTGACTTTAAAGTCAAAACTGTGTTCAGACATGACAAAAGGGTCAAGTTACAAATCTGG GACACTGCTGGACAGGAGAGATATAGAACCATTACGACGGCCTATTACAGAGGAGCGATGGGATTTATTCTCATGTACGACATAACTAACGAAGAGTCATTTAATTCAGTGCAAGACTGGATCACGCAGATTAAAACTTACTCGTGGGATAATGCTCAGGTTATTTTAGTCGGTAATAAGTGTGACATGGAGGATGAAAGGGTGGTCAGTTTCGAGAGAGGTAAGCAGTTGGCTGAACAATTGGGGGTACAGTTTTTCGAAACTTCcgcaaaagaaaatattaatgttaag GCGGTGTTTGAACAACTGGTAGACATAATATGCGACAAAATGAGCGAGTCTCTCGACAATGATCCAGCATTGATGGCAGGCGGTGGCGGACAAGCGAAAGGACAGAAATTAACTGATCAACCGGCAAATCCTTCGAATCCCAACTGCAACTGCTAA